A window of the Pseudomonas gozinkensis genome harbors these coding sequences:
- a CDS encoding MarC family protein has protein sequence MLHVLFSVYLKMLVLYSPFFVLSCFISLTRGYSRKEQRRLAWKVAIATLVSSVLLYLFGRVIFDVFGITVDAFRIGAGSVLFISALGMAQGKSAVQTDNVQQDVTIVPLTIPLTVGPGTIGALLVMGVSQPHWDDKLIAIMSIALASFTVGVVLYLSNRIERILGDQGLQIVSRLMGLFVCALAAQIIFTGVKGYLG, from the coding sequence ATGCTCCACGTGTTATTCAGTGTTTACCTGAAGATGCTGGTGCTCTACAGCCCGTTCTTCGTGTTGTCCTGCTTCATCAGCCTGACCCGCGGTTATTCGCGCAAGGAACAACGCCGCTTGGCCTGGAAAGTGGCGATCGCCACACTGGTATCGAGCGTCTTGCTGTATCTGTTCGGGCGGGTGATTTTCGATGTGTTCGGCATCACGGTGGATGCTTTTCGCATCGGTGCCGGCAGCGTGCTGTTCATCTCGGCGCTGGGCATGGCGCAGGGCAAGTCCGCCGTGCAGACCGACAACGTGCAGCAGGATGTGACGATTGTCCCGCTGACCATTCCCCTGACCGTCGGCCCCGGTACCATCGGTGCGCTGCTGGTGATGGGCGTCAGCCAGCCGCACTGGGACGACAAGCTGATCGCGATCATGAGTATTGCGCTCGCCAGCTTTACCGTGGGTGTCGTGCTTTATCTGTCGAACCGCATCGAGCGGATTCTCGGCGATCAAGGGTTGCAGATCGTCAGCCGCCTGATGGGCCTGTTTGTTTGCGCTCTGGCCGCACAGATCATCTTCACCGGGGTGAAAGGTTATCTTGGCTGA